Genomic segment of Gouania willdenowi unplaced genomic scaffold, fGouWil2.1 scaffold_375_arrow_ctg1, whole genome shotgun sequence:
CCACAGGACATCATGCATGTTGTTTTCGAAGGTGTCGCTCCTATGGAGATTAAGCTGGTATTAAAACACCTTATTCTGTCAGGGGAGTTGGAATTAGATCATTTCAATTCAGCCATTAAGAATTTTCCATTTTCGCCTATTGACATACGAGACAAACCTTGTCCTATTACTTTGAGCACTCTAGCAGCTAATGACAACAGACTGAAACAGTCTTGTGGGCAAATGTTAATACTTTTAAAAATCTTGCCCTTTCTTTTGGATGGTGTGGACAATGAATGTACTCAATTCATTATCAAGTTAATTCAAATTGTTCAGCTTGTTCTAGCCCCAacaatttctttaaaaactgtattacggcttaaagaaatgattacacaacaccTGTATCAGTTCAAGCAGCTTTTTCCTGAAAGCAACATAATACCCAAGCAGCATTACTTGTTACACCTTCCTAGTCAAATAGCATCTCTTGGTCCATTAATAAGAACCATGTGCATGCGATTTGAGGCTAAACACCACTATTTTAAACAGTGGGCTTCAAAGCTGAATTTTAGAAATGTTTGTAAATCCCTAGTCAATCACAACCAGTTTCTTGAATCTTGTCAAAATGAAATGGGTATTGAACATCCACTTTTTGCAAATGAGAGAGTGTCCGGGCCAGTGTCCACTGTCACAAATACTGAATATGTTAAGAACAAAGTTAGAGATTTTTTAGGACTAGAAATCCTGCAATCTGTTGTGAAAGGAAAATGGTATGTTCTCAGTGGTAATAAGTACATTAGTGAGAAGTCTATGATCATTATAGATCTGATTGATACCTTGCCAGTGTTTGGACTGATAAAGAACATCTTCTTGATTGATTCATCTGTTATTGCTTTTGAGTATCAGCGCTATGAAACCATAAAATGGGATGAAAACCTGTTGGTATATGAGGTTGCAGTGCCTGCTCTGGCCCAGGCTACAGAATTAGTGCATGAGCTCATAGATCAtacttcatatttttcaattagtTTCAGAGAAAGTGTCTTtgtgccaataaaatatatcctTTGTGACATTATTGGCCAGCAAAATCAGCCTGAGGTTTAGTCATTTACTACCTGTTCTTCAAATGTGGCTTTATCTTTAATTAAAGATTATTGGTTGTTCGACATTGGTTACAAATAACACTATTTAATTGCTGGGTTGCAGGTGATATCACAGCGTTCTAAAGCCCAATACTTAATAATTAGGCCATTGTTCATATATGCTGGAAGAGAGGACTTTGAACTTCATTTCCTGTACTAATGGTCAATAAACttctttcagacatttaaacTTCATTTCGACTCCTGCCTTATTATCCTACACTCAGACTTTTTTAAAATACTAACAAATCAAATATGTATACTTTAAGTCATGAGACACTTGACTAAATCATGCACATCAGGGCCAACCATATGAAAATGATATATTTCAAATTGTCATTTTAGGTTTCTCCTGACTGACTGCCATTCTAAAATAAATTTAGTGCCTAACACTCATTTTGAGTTCTTGaatcaaggttttttttaatgttccaaATTCTTTAATCAAGATTTtctatgttaaaatgaacaatatCTTATTTTGACTCCTTAAAATACTGATTTAAGATTTCTGAACTAAATGAGACAAATAATAATGGTTTGTGCTAATAATAAGACTAAAATGCAAAGTTGATGGCTTAAAATAAGTGAATAACTCTAAGAATTAGTGAAATAATCTAGCATGGCTAAAAAATAAGATTTTGAATCTTGTCAAGTTGCTGGGAATTTGCAGTGCAGAAGGTGTGTTCTCCCTAAACTCATTTAGGGGCATGCCTACAACAGAGCAGGGAGCAAAGCGCTGCTCTGAGGAATCTTTAGGTGATGAAATAAGAGCCAGTGTGTCTCAGAAGATTGTGGACATTCTATAATGTCTTTATGCCAAGCACTAATTCAACAGGGAATGACACCTGGGATTCCTGTGAGCTAGATACATGTCACCCAGCAAATTtacattaaaggtcccatgtcatgctatttttcacccatctccatttgttctaagaaccccaaaaacatagtatttgaggtttattttcccaaattcgccggttttccagagttttagcctctgaaaagtcactttttgagcaactctacacaaacaggctgatttgcgtcctgcttatgcatattcatgagtgggcgtgtctatagacgggacagtgacttcctcctccccgcacggtgacgtaggaccagaggacggaccccctcctcccacccactccgtagccgagctcatgctgctttataaacacgagacagaacgtaggggcggggcgttcactggtacatacataaactgtagaaaatacatacatagcactgcgcgaaggacgctcaaacgctcaccttcgtgggcgtgtctgtttacttgtcaatcacggcagagagcttcctggaggcgtcaaattcgtcatcaaagtgggaacgagtCATCAAATTCGAGCAAGGTGTTGGggtcgccctgcagtaagaaaggagataatcaccctctaactaacgatttagggaatcaatgaaaaaaaacactttgggcatgtgtatgaagcccaaatagcacttttatgatgtttaaagcacagaaaagttgatttagcgtaacatgggcatTTTGGGAGCCCAAGGCAAACTTTTGTTAATGGACCCTCCCACTTAGATATGATCATGAAATATTTGGCAGAGGTCAAGCCACATTTAGTATGCTCATTTGtttggttatatatatatatatttttttttttacaacacttTGTCTCCATCCCAACCAACACATTTaaacttgtgtttgtgtgcgtgcctgCATTACCCATTTCATGTAAAGGTTCTGTTTACACTGCAatgttttgcttctgtttcccAAACACGTTTGAACCCTACTAAAGCTGATCTCTCTTTAAGCTTGAACCCATTGCTGCCCGACACTATTCAAATCTGTGCGCAAATCTAACGCATGCAGCTGAGAGAGCTGCTCTCTACATATGTAACACATACAGCTACAGAACGagtcatttatgcattttttaacataatttaaTTAGGTACCAGAGGACAGCCATCCATTCACCTATTCTGCAAACATTTTTGCGGCTTTCTCGCACTAATCCAAGCACATCACTTGAGCGTTCATTGGTTACCCCAAGAATGTGGTTCCCTCTGACAATACAAAAACATACTGTCAGGATAACTAGAGTCCCTATGTTGCCTGTAAtgaatgggagtgtgagtgttGTCCGTTTCTCTGTGTCTGGTTGGTAGCCATGTGAAGGACTGGCGCTTTGTAAGGTGTACCTACGCCCAGCATAGAGCCCGATGACAGCTGGAGAAATGAGCAAGCtgttcagaaaatggatggatggtgacCTGAGAAGTATAATACGGGCCGGCGCACACTCGCACTCTACGAGGTCCGAATGCGCGCTCACCCACCTCCTTCCCTCGTTGCCTTAAAACACTTGACCcgtggaaaaagaagaaaatgaactTTAAACTTACATGTTCCTCCTCCATGCGGGAAAGGCACTCCTCAGGCACACCTCGTTTGCGCAGGAACCGCAACAGTGGAGATTCCATGTTTTCTTCCTTCGTTTGCTCTTACTTCCGGTTAAATGTCCACCATCTGGACATTATTATATCAcgttcgtacaatataagtatattgttcgtacaatatagtgatcaaaaatatattttcaactgTGGCAGATCTACGCTTCCGTACTAATCCTTATTACATGGTCATTACTAGATTTGTGTCATAAATGGGATTTCTGAGATTGACTAATGTGATGTATTGCTGCCTCACAGTGAGAAGGTTGTGAGTTTGAGTCCAGGTTGTGTTTGTATTTCTTCCTGAGTGTGTACAGGGTTTTTATTCAAGTGCTATGGTTTCCATCCACTGTGCGGAAACActaattttccttttattttatccggttcaattttattttatttttacaacgCCAAATGCAATGTCCTCTCATGGCACTCATCATAAAATATAAAGTCAGAGTATCTAATGTGTGTGCGTAaagtaaaaaaaccaaaaagtaTAAATGCACCTTTAACTAGtctacatttacatttgtttaaatgtttacattttacatttcaaattcaaacttTGTCCTGATGTTAACTCAGCATTTACATGCTTGTACATTTGCAAACCCTATTTTGCAGCCTGGTGACTTTCTCACTTTTTTCACTCTGAttgctatttttttaatcacaaatttcatGTTAAAATCATAAATGATAGTTCTTTTAGTCTTTATATATCAAATTACTaagtaattaaattattaagtAATTTCTAGCAATACATTTTTGGGTTTATCAGACCTGTTCACATGACACAGTTTGGTGACATGTCTCatctctgtttttgttttcttcgaGGCAGGTATCTGGACAATCAACTTGTAAATGATGGATGTGATTATGCGTCGCTGTCCATATTTGGCTTGTGCACCCCAGGCCTTCTTCCAGCAGTCCAGAAAAGTTCTGGTCGGGTATGCCCAGCGATGCCCAATCATGATGGAACTGGCTGCAAAACCCATGGCCCCTACGATGGCACGGGCCctctgctcctcctcttcttacAAGGTTCCAGAGAATGCGTCTGTCAATAAAGGTGAGTGTGAAGAAATAGCATTTTGTTCTATGTCATGGGCAGAAAAAAATATCCCTTAAGTTCTCATCATAACATTTTACTTTGCACACCTGTAGCACCTATGGAGGAGGCAATCTCTGAGCTGCCTTCTGGTCATCCAATGCCACCATCAGGGCAGGCACTTGCTTCCAAATGCCCTTTCCTGGCTGCTGAGATGGGCCAGAACAACAGCAGTGTTGTCCGTCAGGTGGGCATGGAATTTGAAGAGCATGTGGAGGAAGTCCGCACTGTCCAGAAAGGTCTGTTTGATTGCTGATGGAGTGGATTGGCAcattaacatttgtatttttcccacttatatttgtttatttgtattaaaatttaaacttttttattttatcacgtttattcatttattcagtcaTATTTGGTTTTCCATGTAATTTGACACATTCATgtatacaataaataataatgtacaggcctaAAACTGAAGTAAATATTCAGTCATTTCATTAAGTCATACAAGCATTTAGCTTCTACACAAGTGACGTCAGCATGCGCAACCTttgtaatcatttatattgtaaaaagtgttcattaaggttgttttaaaattcagaatataaaattcagTTTTACATTCTAGGCTTAATTGTTCATCATCTGACCTCCAAAAGAAAGTAGCCAAAAATTGTCATTACAGTGTAAACTTCTTTAAAGGatttaataatttacatttcggtgcatccataatatttatatttatttacttcctTTATCCTTTATGCAGgttttctctgagagaagtgCATAATATGtagtatgtatttatcttttagACAGCaggtgtgatttatgtttgattgaaaattagattattaatgtgattttagttattcatcatcatcatcttttatttcagattcaggagtacattttaaaaatcatggTAATGTGAAATTAATTATAGAGAAAATTATTGTAAAATCACAATTCTTTCTCAAGAAATAATCATACCAAGatcaaaatgaatgttttttttaaattattatcaaaaaaaaaaaaaaaacatgaaggcaaattagaagatgttttatttcattttttttacaggatCATGCTTGTGGATGTGCAAACGGTGTAAATGGTTCACATCAGGTATTGATTCTTTCCGTGTTTTTGGCCCAATTTagtcattgtgtatattgtAGGACTTGCTGTATTCTGTGTTTGGTTATTGCATGGTGACTGTACAAAACCTGAAATTCACTTTTTGCCACAAATGCTCCATAGGCAAGTGTTTGGTTATGATTTTGTGTACATGTGGGCACTTTTTGCAGACATAATCCATATAATATCGAGCCAAATCAAAGCCTCTACTTGTAAACTTTTTTGTAGGTAGTTTTAATGCTGATGTTATGAATAAATGGAACAAATCTATAACTGTACCTGCTattcttctgcccatatttattttttattttactttaattcttgttctattctatatcattCTATCATGtcgtttgcacattgtgttttttttattttaagatatGTGTTGCTGaatagtaaaaccaaacaggaacgTAGAAAGTTCCTTCTACTGAaacttttagattttattttaacttttgattgtaGTGTTTTGCAGATtatggattttgcaccattttttttattgttccctcgagacatttgcactatatcTGTAagtattatattgtattatagtgcattattctacaTTTCAAAataggttatatatatatatatatatatatatatatatatatatatatatatatatatatatatatatatatatatatatcccgatgatgtgttgttttgcatgattgcattgttttgtcttgatatttaaaataaataataatgtgtacacactgtgtattgacttaagaaaaagaagaaaaaaaaaaaaaaaaaaacttgacctatttttattctttttttttttttttttaattttattttatttttattcatgcatGGCCTAAAGCTGGCCCtgctctggggtcaccagaaatgtgtgatatcagaATGGGGATACAACCcaataaaggttgggaaccactacgTCATCCACacgagacaaaaacaaatacgttactttaaaaaaaaaaaagagcattatTTAAATTCACGTTTTCCATCTCTCACCCTATATAAGCggttagaaagaaaacaaactgtTTTCCAGCAGTTGTATCTGCAGTGCGCTGTGCAGTCTGCAAGGAAAACTCTGTCAGGAATCGTCAGCGACCCTTTCTCGACATTATCAACAAGGAATTCACATATTAACAACCCCTGCTCTCAAAATGAGGTAAGTAGAAGTTTTATTAGGCTTTATTTGACCGGAAAGTAGTTCCTACTATATTCCACCAGGCGGCAGCATAGTACATGTGGAGGTCATTTATCACAACGTATGATAATAATAGCAACATAATTACAGATATAACTACTAATTCACATGATATACAGCTGATAGCAGTGTGGGACACcactatttacacaaaaatgacttatttttaATGATGTTCTAACACTTTTTTGTAAccgttgtatttttatttaaattttttggctAAGTATGTTATAGAAGAGCAATTTTCAAGTGTTTTGTGCGACCTCTAACTATTATTTCATTTGCATAAAATTGGAATTCAAATAATTTCGCAAGAtatgggtcattttgtgtggttttggagtcattatgtgtgtttttgttattttttggggggttcttattgtaatattgtgtaatgttctgtctttttctgcatttttgtcatgtattgtatgtattgttgttgatttgtgtgtttttggggtcactttctgtatctttattgttgttttttgtattttcctgtcattttgtgtcactttgttgacagtttgtgtgtctttgtagctattctataatgtttttgttgtttccagagtcattttgttcatttaagtAGTTGTTGTGTCTTTAagtcatttttgattatttttcttgggcattttattgttgatttgtgttttggtagttattttgtgtattgtgtgtgtgtatcttatttattcttgtttatTTCGTTGTATCACAGGACACCATTATCCATGGTGATGGAACCTTtggtgaaggaggaggaggaggagttgaaGCATCTCCTACCTGAGATCACCGATATTGTGCAGGTCTATCCAGAGGTTGCAGGACTGGTGCACTGGGCGACttaccctgtgacatcatctacTCATGTTTGTAGATGTCCTCCTCCACCATTAACAGACCTCAAAGTAAGAATCACTGAAACACATGGTGCCAATGTGGGCAACATCACAGCATACATTTGTTCATCCATTAAGAACAGACAGGCCCTTCCTCGTGCTTCTATATGACTCTGTTGTTGTTAGAAGCACAgtttttaatagatttatttaggTCTTTTTATCCAGTTCTTATGTGGCATTGGAATATCACTCagtttgttttctttgacagaCCCTAGCAGTAGTTTTTTGGTGTATGGTTGATACCATGGCTGGggtaaaatataattgtaatcacataattgataattatttacaattatgaaataattaaaattgtatttgtatttggggggaaaaaaactgtagttgtaatcataataaagttgtaactgagttcagataattgactttgtaattaatagTAATTGGAATGGAAATTCTCGAAAAACGGTCAGTAGcaagccacaaaaatgtaaaaatctggaaattttttcctgatttaaggctatcataagaacCTAACAACTAGTTCAAGTTTGATGAACTCACTTAAACTGGAGTTAGAATCCAGTaaggtgtaaaaaataaaataaataaat
This window contains:
- the LOC114460020 gene encoding uncharacterized protein LOC114460020 isoform X1 is translated as MRLSIKHLWRRQSLSCLLVIQCHHQGRHLLPNALSWLLRWARTTAVLSVSCICSALCSLQGKLCQESSATLSRHYQQGIHILTTPALKMRTPLSMVMEPLVKEEEEELKHLLPEITDIVQVYPEVAGLVHWATYPVTSSTHVCRCPPPPLTDLKFYSSPFFPPECFPSFEERDELDELLAIMPPEALEPVPVPKKRKHEKDKGTYVKKPPNAFMLFLKSERKTVQEELGIKNSAAVNRVLSERWKSLAEDKRQIFQAEAQVEAHIHALNNPGWSNKVNYGTKSKKSRTKAPRLPPPSY
- the LOC114460021 gene encoding uncharacterized protein LOC114460021 — its product is MHVVFEGVAPMEIKLVLKHLILSGELELDHFNSAIKNFPFSPIDIRDKPCPITLSTLAANDNRLKQSCGQMLILLKILPFLLDGVDNECTQFIIKLIQIVQLVLAPTISLKTVLRLKEMITQHLYQFKQLFPESNIIPKQHYLLHLPSQIASLGPLIRTMCMRFEAKHHYFKQWASKLNFRNVCKSLVNHNQFLESCQNEMGIEHPLFANERVSGPVSTVTNTEYVKNKVRDFLGLEILQSVVKGKWYVLSGNKYISEKSMIIIDLIDTLPVFGLIKNIFLIDSSVIAFEYQRYETIKWDENLLVYEVAVPALAQATELVHELIDHTSYFSISFRESVFVPIKYILCDIIGQQNQPEV